From one Panulirus ornatus isolate Po-2019 chromosome 11, ASM3632096v1, whole genome shotgun sequence genomic stretch:
- the LOC139751615 gene encoding uncharacterized protein: protein MVVAAKKSRELEMSLESFFLGKWILEDNFPCIPSIHLHMPRLRSHSKKEVNRNTETEIPLVSNGKAPSTVEKNVKRRDIVFFISTPDKQIKSKCRRINREKSKSRKICGNSDTVNPSLVTGTLPSEPPIHCVKKTHVVHGDASPDGQIMNKGRGVERKINKSRIAESQLETRAGSLSSKRPLKILEDQNKENSNNEHSVQRSERKAAKKARICLKEISNNINDLSLVEVEVSETEPNKYRQGKIGKKVKDKPEKDTKYRQRYSEVSECEQESDVRLGKKENEPNTEEQVKSQGNKAITRMGRRYMGDSDDSRDETWMDHKEKEKKIAKKKLEKSNRKRPLTKDENRTKRASTKNKTSSEQKKMESQNNVQGPNKDVNSRKMKDKPKKTSTVKSKMKKTDDAAKACSQENLKENLNPEDCRVTAKKGTLRYLKQRERFLEVKAKEAQVDDDFFSNDMAFKKKVNLDLLLVPASLDDSFTIKTPQSKKAQVSDSVITPRTALLSKFGSVTPSSCTLTPSTSSPVSQSKAEDRKGALEVMYHQMKGTSRQRRGIRKNHQNNFVSSDSMLKKTQAPQLLELPDFVDYTTDGNSSHDEYFNSSDTI from the exons ATGGTGGTTGCTGCAAAGAAATCAAGAGAATTAGAAATGTCATTAGAATCATTCTTTCTGGGTAAGTGGATATTGGAAGATAATTTCCCTTGTATCCCTTCAATCCATCTACATATGCCAAGATTAAGAAGCCATTCTAAGAAGGAGGTTAACAGGAATACAGAGACTGAGATTCCGTTAGTTTCAAATGGGAAAGCTCCATCAACAGTTGAGAAAAATGTAAAGAGAAGGGAcatagttttttttatttcaactcCAGACAAGCAGATAAAAAGTAAATGCAGAAGGATTAATAGAGAAAAAAGCAAATCAAGGAAGATTTGTGGGAACTCTGACACTGTCAATCCATCACTTGTAACAGGGACACTTCCTTCAGAACCTCCGATACACTGTGTGAAGAAGACACATGTTGTGCATGGAGATGCAAGTCCAGATGGGCAGattatgaataaaggcaggggtgttgagagaaaaataaacaaatcaCGGATCGCTGAATCACAGTTAGAAACAAGGGCAGGTTCATTGTCTTCTAAAAGGCCACTGAAAATTTTGGAAGACCAGAATAAAGAAAATAGTAATAACGAACATTCAGTACAACGCTCAGAGAGGAAAGCAGCAAAGAAAGCTCGTATATGCTTAAAAGAAATTTCAAATAATATAAATGATCTCTCTTTAGTGGAAGTAGAGGTGTCTGAAACTGAACCAAATAAGTATCGTCAAGGAAAGATTGGTAAAAAAGTTAAAGATAAACCAGAAAAGGACACAAAATACAGACAAAGATACAGTGaagtgagtgaatgtgagcaagAAAGTGATGTTAGATTgggtaagaaagaaaatgaacctAACACAGAAGAGCAGGTTAAGAGTCAGGGCAATAAAGCAATAACAAGGATGGGAAGGAGgtacatgggagacagtgatgaTAGTCGTGATGAAACATGGATGGatcataaagaaaaggaaaagaaaatagccAAAAAGAAATTGGAAAAGAGTAATAGAAAAAGACCTTTGACAAAAGATGAGAACAGAACCAAAAGAGCAAGTACAAAAAATAAAACTTCATCAgagcaaaagaaaatggagagccaGAACAATGTGCAAGGGCCTAACAAAGACGTTAATTCCAGAAAAATGAAGGATAAACCTAAGAAAACTAGCACTGTAAAATCCAAGATGAAAAAAACGGATGATGCAGCAAAAGCATGTAGTCAAGAAAACTTAAAAGAGAACCTCAACCCTGAAG ACTGTCGTGTAACTGCAAAGAAAGGTACCCTCAGGTATCTTAAACAAAGAGAGAGGTTTCTTGAGGTAAAGGCTAAGGAAGCTCAAGTAGATGATGACTTCTTTTCTAATGACATGGCTTtcaaaaagaaagtaaat TTGGATTTACTTCTTGTACCAGCCTCACTTGATGACAGCTTTACCATCAAGACTCCACAAAGTAAGAAAGCCCAAGTTTCAGACAGTGTCATTACACCACGCACAGCCCTTCTGAGTAAATTTGGATCTGTGACTCCATCCTCTTGCACTCTTACTCCATCCACAAGCTCTCCAGTATCACAGTCTAAAGCTGAAGACAGGAA GGGTGCTTTAGAGGTCATGTACCACCAAATGAAGGGCACTAGCAGACAGCGACGAGGGATCAGAAAGAATCACCAGAACAACTTTGTATCATCAGACAGTATGTTGAAGAAGACTCAGGCTCCACAGCTACTTGAA